The following proteins come from a genomic window of Trichoplusia ni isolate ovarian cell line Hi5 chromosome 16, tn1, whole genome shotgun sequence:
- the LOC113501676 gene encoding uncharacterized protein LOC113501676 yields the protein MDYYSDSGSEGEYEQVCTRGGTCGTPVLPFDPSSIEKVILAISDSFDFRVVLSDERTKGALLVTTGFTIAGGLIGRHYGGKIGAAVGGAIGGACGLGIVAVSMRSIWEEIKAKLSDLFDMVYDYLAGLGIDDYKRAAMFLTQHGSNTQLAMMILETASSILGKKILSSIQAA from the exons ATGGATTACTATTCTGATTCGGGTTCTGAAGGCGAGTACGAGCAAGTTTGCACTCGCGGCGGCACCTGCGGTACTCCCGTTTTGCCGTTCGACCCTTCAAGCATAGAAAAAGTTATATTAGCCATAAGTGACAGTTTCGATTTCCGCGTTGTGCTGAGCGATGAGAGGACAAAGGGCGCCTTGCTGGTGACCACGGGGTTCACAATAGCCGGCGGCTTGATCGGGCGCCATTATGGAGGCAAGATTGGAGCCGCGGTCGGTGGCGCGATTGGCGGAGCTTGTGGACTTGGGATTGTTG CTGTTTCAATGAGAAGCATTTGGGAGGAGATCAAGGCAAAACTGTCAGACTTGTTTGACATGGTGTATGACTACCTGGCCGGCTTGGGCATAGATGACTACAAGAGAGCCGCTATGTTCCTCACACAGCATGGCAGCAACACACAACTAGCCATGATGATCCTCGAGACTGCATCTTCCATTCTTGGTAAAAAGATACTCTCAAGCATCCAAGCTGCATAA
- the LOC113501678 gene encoding protein C19orf12 homolog — MDNNLSYTMDMQLEPYNGLEVRFDRSWLEQILLQIADAFEIRIVWDRDTAVLTGAMAVAGGILGGYAGGRFGAALGAGIGGAAGLGVSTVVSLREIWAIVKEKLQELLYIVFNYLRRLEPVDYVRAFEILMACANSRRELVLTILEFIAQKLGREVMSSITAQ, encoded by the exons ATGGATAATAACTTATCTTACACTATGGACATGCAATTGGAACCCTACAATGGACTTGAAGTTAGATTCGATAGAAGTTGGCTCgaacaaatacttttacaaatcg CTGATGCATTTGAAATCCGCATAGTATGGGACAGAGACACCGCCGTATTGACGGGCGCCATGGCCGTGGCGGGCGGTATACTGGGCGGTTACGCGGGGGGCAGGTTCGGGGCCGCCCTCGGAGCTGGTATAGGTGGCGCTGCTGGGCTCGGAGTCTCAA cgGTAGTCTCACTCCGTGAGATCTGGGCGATTGTCAAAGAGAAACTGCAGGAGTTACTATACATAGTATTCAACTACCTCCGGCGGCTGGAGCCCGTCGACTACGTGCGCGCCTTCGAGATCCTCATGGCCTGCGCCAACAGCCGCAGGGAACTCGTCCTTACGATCCTCGAGTTCATCGCACAGAAACTAGGAAGAGAAGTCATGTCCAGCATTACAGcgcaataa